One window of Botrimarina mediterranea genomic DNA carries:
- a CDS encoding serine/threonine-protein kinase, with the protein MLPHTPTPTTNPALGATITPLTATIAASGLVEGLALHRAVSHVVSQLPTSVEDHDRRLGERLIETGVLNSWQVDQLRRGRTKFTLGPYQIVDSLARGGMGHVFKARHELLGRIEAVKVLPRTRSTPEAVASFLHEIRSQASLDHPNLVRVSYADREGDVYYLVTEFIPGIDLRRLIRKRGPVDEKIAAWIVSQAATAIDHAHRRGLVHRDVKPGNVLLTPTGGVKVTDLGLAWSLDGLAAAGEVYAEGKIAGTSDYLAPESIRYPDIVRPESDLYGLGCTLYYAVTGKVPFPGGTHADKLRRRLREEPKEPQSLNPSLSPAIVSIILRAMARQPEQRPESAAAMASELLELVDSGARERLAVVVTETIARRQADESAARWSSGEAEDLPETVGLPLHEIAPPFAVEAAVAREASATSDREMSEGELPEVELLEEDSPRLKDRTAPQVITWVALGFTAGLLLLTALRRWFGW; encoded by the coding sequence TTGCTCCCCCACACGCCGACCCCGACGACGAACCCGGCGCTGGGCGCGACGATCACGCCGCTGACGGCGACGATCGCGGCCAGCGGATTGGTGGAGGGACTGGCGCTGCATCGAGCGGTGAGCCATGTCGTCTCGCAGCTCCCCACCTCGGTCGAGGACCACGACCGCCGGCTGGGTGAGCGGCTCATCGAGACGGGGGTACTTAACTCCTGGCAGGTGGACCAGCTCCGCCGCGGCCGCACGAAGTTCACGCTCGGCCCCTACCAGATCGTCGATTCGCTCGCCCGCGGCGGCATGGGGCACGTCTTCAAGGCCCGGCACGAGTTGCTCGGCCGGATTGAAGCGGTGAAGGTTCTCCCGCGGACACGGAGCACGCCCGAGGCGGTCGCCAGCTTCCTGCACGAGATCCGCTCGCAGGCGTCGCTCGATCACCCGAACCTTGTCCGCGTCTCGTACGCCGACCGGGAGGGTGATGTCTACTACCTCGTCACGGAGTTCATCCCCGGCATCGACCTCCGGCGGCTGATCCGCAAGCGCGGGCCGGTCGATGAGAAGATCGCGGCTTGGATCGTGTCGCAAGCGGCGACGGCGATCGATCACGCCCATCGCCGCGGCCTTGTGCACCGCGACGTGAAGCCCGGCAACGTGCTGCTGACGCCCACCGGCGGCGTGAAGGTCACCGACCTCGGCCTCGCCTGGTCGCTCGATGGCCTCGCCGCGGCGGGGGAGGTGTACGCCGAGGGCAAGATCGCCGGCACCAGCGATTACCTGGCGCCCGAGTCGATCCGCTACCCCGATATCGTCCGGCCGGAGAGCGACCTCTACGGCCTGGGCTGCACACTCTACTACGCGGTGACGGGCAAGGTCCCCTTCCCCGGCGGCACGCACGCCGACAAGCTCCGCCGCCGGCTGCGTGAGGAGCCGAAGGAACCGCAATCGCTGAACCCGTCGCTGTCGCCGGCGATCGTGTCGATCATCCTCCGCGCAATGGCCCGGCAGCCCGAGCAACGCCCCGAGTCGGCCGCCGCGATGGCGAGCGAACTGCTCGAGCTGGTGGACTCGGGCGCGCGCGAACGGCTCGCCGTGGTCGTCACCGAGACGATCGCGCGCCGACAGGCCGACGAGTCGGCCGCGCGGTGGTCGAGCGGCGAGGCCGAGGACCTGCCGGAGACGGTGGGCCTGCCGCTGCACGAGATCGCCCCGCCTTTCGCGGTTGAGGCGGCGGTCGCCCGTGAAGCGAGCGCCACGTCCGATCGAGAGATGTCTGAAGGCGAGCTGCCCGAAGTCGAACTGCTCGAAGAAGACTCGCCCCGCCTGAAAGACCGCACGGCGCCGCAGGTGATCACCTGGGTCGCCCTCGGGTTCACGGCCGGACTCTTGCTCTTAACCGCCTTGCGTCGCTGGTTCGGTTGGTGA
- a CDS encoding M14 family zinc carboxypeptidase produces the protein MPRLCRAVVAALVIAGSVSHARIAIDANFDHGSLESWSGDLINVQLVGRDNYYGSGRWRWVNFKASGVLNAQPTFSISSNFAGDATPGLHELQEHEFVYSYDGENWQFFENNQLGGSTYTFSSSTPFTQNEVYVAYAIPYSYGRSVSHTQAVLESPWAAPSPSANAAGVIGSSAPGVDDLGRAVPALDVFGYRVTNPATDSLIEDKHKVVIASGLHAGESLGTWTYQGMVDWLISDDPRASWVRDNVEVLAYPVLNPSGRYAGMSRTTVNNEGRDPNGLWDSTRWSNSNYGCGGNDCKEVRDTGLAMIADASATPGGVDVFVDFHSTVPDYTIDPLDGRPDDFAFITSADADADWWLEVLELQPNVLTAISGGGSYTTAGFARRMLDAEVEVTFETQFTWERNTDYYLNLGANFGVALYNTWAPQLAGDFNYDGVVDAADYTVWRDAEGATGPGLVADANGDQVIDGLDYAVWQGNYGATRAGAAGAIPEPAAVVVALLAVVGMLGGRDAR, from the coding sequence ATGCCCCGCCTGTGTCGCGCTGTTGTTGCCGCCCTGGTGATTGCCGGTTCGGTGTCTCACGCCCGGATCGCGATCGACGCCAACTTCGATCACGGGTCGCTGGAGTCTTGGAGCGGCGACCTGATCAACGTCCAGCTCGTCGGCCGGGATAATTATTACGGCAGCGGCCGCTGGCGGTGGGTGAACTTCAAGGCGTCCGGCGTGCTCAACGCCCAGCCGACGTTCTCGATCAGCTCGAACTTCGCCGGCGACGCCACGCCCGGATTGCATGAGTTGCAGGAGCACGAGTTCGTCTACTCGTACGACGGTGAGAACTGGCAGTTCTTCGAGAACAACCAGCTGGGCGGCTCCACGTACACGTTCAGCAGCAGCACGCCGTTCACGCAGAACGAGGTCTACGTCGCCTACGCGATCCCTTACTCGTACGGCCGATCCGTCTCGCACACCCAGGCGGTGCTCGAGTCCCCCTGGGCGGCGCCGTCGCCATCGGCCAACGCGGCGGGAGTCATCGGCAGCTCCGCCCCCGGTGTCGATGACCTCGGCCGCGCCGTGCCGGCGCTGGACGTCTTCGGCTACCGCGTTACCAACCCCGCCACGGATTCCCTGATCGAAGACAAGCACAAGGTCGTCATAGCCAGCGGGCTGCACGCCGGCGAGTCGCTCGGCACCTGGACCTATCAGGGGATGGTGGACTGGCTGATCTCCGACGACCCGCGCGCGTCGTGGGTCCGTGACAACGTCGAGGTTCTTGCCTACCCCGTGCTCAATCCGTCGGGCCGCTACGCGGGCATGAGCCGCACGACCGTCAACAACGAGGGCCGCGACCCCAACGGCTTGTGGGACTCGACGCGCTGGTCGAATAGCAACTACGGCTGCGGCGGCAACGACTGCAAAGAGGTCCGCGACACGGGCCTGGCGATGATCGCCGACGCGAGCGCGACGCCCGGCGGCGTGGACGTGTTCGTCGATTTCCACTCGACCGTCCCGGACTACACGATCGACCCCCTCGACGGCCGGCCCGACGACTTTGCGTTTATCACTTCGGCGGACGCCGACGCCGACTGGTGGCTGGAAGTGCTTGAGCTTCAGCCGAACGTTTTGACCGCGATCTCGGGCGGCGGCTCTTACACCACCGCCGGCTTCGCGCGACGGATGCTCGACGCGGAGGTCGAAGTCACGTTCGAGACCCAGTTCACATGGGAACGCAACACGGACTACTACCTCAACCTCGGCGCTAACTTCGGCGTCGCGCTCTACAACACGTGGGCCCCGCAGCTGGCGGGCGACTTCAATTACGACGGCGTCGTCGATGCGGCAGACTACACCGTGTGGCGCGACGCCGAAGGGGCGACGGGCCCGGGCCTCGTGGCCGACGCCAACGGCGACCAGGTGATTGATGGTTTGGACTACGCCGTCTGGCAAGGTAACTACGGCGCAACGCGCGCCGGCGCCGCGGGGGCGATCCCTGAGCCGGCGGCGGTGGTCGTCGCGTTGCTCGCCGTGGTGGGCATGTTGGGCGGTCGGGACGCTCGGTGA
- a CDS encoding ABC transporter substrate-binding protein, with protein MSLRYLICRSLRRLMLATTVLLVAAIVCPVACAVDTPLYERQPFDLVIVRDEGKSTPLEVLPLKDRTPGAARSGDLYARLLDAPGEEIAIPGPSVERVELYEEQLLSKAKEFAAKSDFNSAYPYFAKLERDYPDYPGLTEAFTKAIYDEARALFAAKEYDHALALLGSLKERSSRTPGLENAVDTIGDAILKARWEAEDYLGVRRTVDAIEGQFAGMRLSLGERWLGRMSEGAALERAKAQRLAAAGKGREALRIVSGAVALDPTSQKTRQLLAELSSAGGTLWVGVWETAAPDATPDLDSPAAVRQSRLIGGRLATLESFQPSGGEYVSTAGVLDTDDARRQLSIRFADSAMAYRLARLLLEPAGAAREPLALLRERTAAVSVEGDNRLLVDLKSPHPQPMALAAAPLNASQRDIAPGEWRRVSLPAGSEAAARYERVSGAGAFGAVEEYVYSDIDEAFADLRARQIHALMGVPPWRVAEVEALPTIELAELRLPTLHCLLLHPSSSLRERREVRRAIRYGIASQETLNKIVLGEAQRNGFEVLSNAVPRGKSLGDPLRYAYNESIEPRPYEPRLAALLLAAARAADAEAAEAGLTIRAVPTSLTIAHPPTPVARAAVAAIRDQLAAVGLEIELREASEEELSSGGLGYDLRYAEITMGEPLTDVWRLYGPGGVSGGCSPAMRDALDKVVGATDVKAAVNALRDLHRVVYADLPLIPLWQTVEYAAYQSNLAGVAAEPIDLYQTIDDWRITDGGAR; from the coding sequence TTGTCCCTGCGTTACTTGATCTGCCGCTCACTGCGCCGGCTGATGCTGGCGACGACCGTCCTGCTGGTCGCCGCCATCGTCTGCCCCGTCGCCTGCGCCGTGGACACACCGCTCTACGAGCGTCAACCGTTCGACCTAGTGATCGTCCGCGACGAGGGCAAGTCGACGCCGCTCGAGGTGCTGCCCCTCAAGGACCGCACGCCCGGCGCCGCGAGGTCGGGAGACCTCTACGCGCGGTTGCTCGACGCTCCGGGCGAAGAGATCGCGATCCCGGGCCCATCGGTCGAGCGGGTCGAGCTCTACGAAGAGCAACTGCTCTCCAAGGCGAAGGAGTTCGCCGCGAAGAGCGACTTCAACAGCGCGTACCCCTATTTCGCCAAACTCGAACGCGACTACCCCGACTATCCCGGACTGACCGAGGCGTTCACCAAGGCGATCTACGACGAGGCGCGGGCGCTCTTCGCCGCCAAGGAGTACGACCACGCCTTGGCGCTGCTGGGCAGCCTCAAAGAACGCTCTTCGCGCACGCCGGGGCTTGAGAACGCCGTCGATACGATCGGCGACGCCATTCTCAAGGCCCGCTGGGAGGCCGAGGACTATCTCGGCGTACGCCGGACGGTCGACGCGATCGAAGGACAGTTCGCGGGCATGCGGCTGTCGCTCGGCGAGCGCTGGCTGGGTCGGATGTCCGAGGGCGCCGCGTTGGAGCGCGCCAAGGCCCAGCGGCTCGCCGCCGCCGGGAAGGGCCGCGAGGCGCTGCGGATTGTCAGCGGCGCCGTCGCGCTCGACCCGACCTCGCAAAAAACTCGCCAGCTGCTGGCGGAGCTGAGCAGCGCCGGCGGCACGCTGTGGGTGGGCGTCTGGGAAACGGCGGCGCCGGACGCGACGCCCGACCTCGATTCACCGGCCGCGGTGCGACAGAGCCGCTTGATTGGTGGGCGCCTCGCCACGCTTGAGTCGTTCCAACCCTCAGGCGGCGAGTACGTTTCGACGGCCGGCGTGCTTGATACCGACGACGCCCGCCGCCAACTTTCGATTCGCTTCGCCGACAGCGCAATGGCCTACCGGCTCGCCCGGCTGTTACTCGAGCCGGCGGGCGCTGCGCGCGAGCCGCTCGCGCTCTTGCGAGAACGCACCGCGGCGGTGTCCGTTGAAGGTGACAATCGCTTGCTTGTCGATCTCAAGTCGCCACACCCGCAACCGATGGCGTTGGCCGCGGCGCCCCTGAACGCCAGCCAGCGAGACATCGCCCCCGGCGAGTGGCGGCGTGTCAGCTTGCCCGCGGGCTCCGAGGCCGCCGCCCGCTACGAGCGGGTCTCCGGCGCCGGCGCGTTCGGCGCCGTCGAAGAGTATGTCTACAGCGACATCGACGAGGCCTTCGCAGACCTCCGCGCGCGACAGATCCACGCTCTAATGGGCGTGCCGCCCTGGCGGGTCGCTGAGGTCGAGGCGCTACCCACCATCGAACTCGCCGAACTGCGGCTGCCAACGCTTCACTGCTTGTTGTTGCACCCTTCCTCGTCGCTCCGTGAGCGTCGCGAAGTGCGGCGCGCCATCCGGTACGGGATCGCCAGCCAAGAGACGCTCAACAAGATCGTGCTCGGCGAGGCCCAACGCAACGGCTTCGAGGTCCTGTCAAACGCCGTGCCGCGGGGCAAATCGCTCGGCGACCCGTTGCGGTACGCCTACAACGAGAGCATCGAGCCCCGGCCTTACGAACCGCGACTGGCGGCGCTCCTGTTAGCGGCGGCCCGCGCGGCCGACGCCGAGGCGGCCGAGGCCGGCCTCACGATCCGCGCCGTACCGACGTCGCTGACCATCGCCCACCCGCCAACGCCGGTCGCCCGGGCCGCGGTCGCAGCGATCCGCGACCAGCTCGCCGCGGTGGGCCTCGAGATCGAACTCCGCGAAGCCAGCGAAGAGGAACTCTCCAGCGGCGGTTTGGGTTACGACCTCCGCTACGCCGAGATCACGATGGGCGAACCGCTCACCGACGTTTGGCGCCTCTACGGGCCGGGCGGCGTGTCGGGCGGTTGCTCGCCGGCGATGCGTGACGCGCTCGATAAGGTCGTCGGCGCCACCGACGTGAAAGCCGCCGTTAATGCCCTGCGGGACCTGCACCGCGTCGTCTACGCCGACCTGCCGCTGATCCCGCTCTGGCAGACGGTCGAGTACGCGGCCTACCAATCGAACCTCGCCGGCGTCGCCGCCGAACCGATCGACCTCTACCAAACGATCGACGATTGGCGGATCACCGACGGAGGCGCCCGATGA
- a CDS encoding formylglycine-generating enzyme family protein, with protein sequence MPKAAHRLRWILSLATAVLLAGQVRAEVGIVTEAPGDDVQTVKTDRGWMVPYTETIPGTDATFEMVPVPGGFVHQDVGAEGEEPALVEVELPPYWIGKTEVTWAEYRPYMDLNQAYAQIQQLATLEADGDAAAAIQKAPHLAKKLSMKRAVDAATIEVDAVTAPTALYDPSSTYESGEEPELPAVTMTPFAARQYTKWLSSLVGRDYRLPSEAEWFRAAAADDYAEPADLDAVAWYTDNADYVAHPVGEKEPNAWGLYDMLGNAAELVLDGVYAEGREAPSGRRLTWAEAVAWPRKGDGRIAKGGFYDAEADTVTLTARLVTEDSDWKASDPNLPASPWWYTDFPATGVGFRVVRPLDPIPDDIRAKVWDAEEESVARAVTERLREGRGKLGPIGADLPAVLQELGSPEVKKLMK encoded by the coding sequence ATGCCGAAAGCTGCTCACCGACTCCGTTGGATCCTGTCCCTCGCCACTGCGGTTCTTCTCGCTGGACAGGTCCGGGCCGAAGTAGGCATCGTCACGGAGGCCCCCGGCGATGACGTCCAAACCGTCAAAACCGACCGCGGCTGGATGGTCCCCTACACCGAGACGATCCCCGGCACGGACGCCACGTTCGAGATGGTCCCCGTCCCCGGCGGCTTCGTCCATCAAGACGTTGGCGCCGAGGGGGAAGAGCCGGCGCTGGTCGAGGTCGAGCTGCCGCCGTACTGGATCGGCAAGACCGAGGTCACCTGGGCCGAGTACCGCCCCTACATGGACCTCAATCAGGCCTACGCCCAGATCCAGCAGCTGGCGACGCTCGAAGCCGATGGCGACGCGGCCGCCGCGATCCAGAAGGCGCCGCACCTCGCTAAGAAGTTGTCGATGAAGCGCGCGGTGGACGCCGCGACGATCGAGGTCGACGCCGTCACCGCACCGACCGCCCTCTACGACCCGTCGAGCACGTACGAGTCGGGCGAAGAGCCAGAGCTGCCCGCCGTGACGATGACGCCGTTCGCCGCCCGGCAGTACACCAAATGGCTCAGCTCGCTGGTGGGCCGTGACTACCGCCTGCCGAGCGAGGCCGAGTGGTTCCGCGCCGCGGCCGCCGACGACTACGCCGAGCCGGCGGACCTCGACGCGGTCGCTTGGTACACCGACAACGCCGACTACGTCGCCCACCCGGTCGGCGAGAAGGAGCCCAACGCCTGGGGCCTCTACGACATGCTCGGCAACGCCGCAGAGCTGGTGCTCGACGGCGTCTATGCCGAGGGCCGCGAGGCGCCGTCGGGAAGGCGCCTGACGTGGGCCGAGGCGGTCGCTTGGCCTCGCAAGGGCGACGGCCGCATCGCGAAAGGGGGCTTCTACGACGCCGAGGCAGACACCGTGACGCTCACCGCGCGTCTCGTGACCGAGGACTCCGACTGGAAGGCTTCGGATCCGAATCTCCCGGCGAGCCCCTGGTGGTACACCGACTTCCCGGCGACCGGCGTCGGCTTCCGTGTGGTGCGCCCGCTCGACCCGATCCCCGACGACATCCGCGCAAAGGTCTGGGACGCTGAAGAAGAGAGCGTCGCCCGCGCCGTCACCGAGCGCTTAAGAGAAGGCCGCGGCAAGCTCGGCCCGATCGGCGCTGACCTGCCGGCGGTGCTGCAGGAGTTGGGGAGTCCTGAGGTGAAGAAGTTGATGAAGTGA
- the tkt gene encoding transketolase — protein MPATTADITQAAINAIRTLSMDAVQAANSGHPGTPMALAPVAYKLWAEVMKYDPAQPEWPNRDRYVLSCGHASMLIYSVIHLAGVKNEDGSPSLTIEDLKQFRQLGSKTPGHPEVHHTAGVETTTGPLGQGCGNSVGMAIASRWLAARYNKPGKTLFDFNVYTQCSDGDLMEGVATEAASIAGHLGLSNLCWLYDDNNITIEGETELAFSEDIGKKFEGMGWAVQRVDDANDLAALGRAIDAFQAEQERPTMIIVKSVIGYGSPNKANTHGAHGAPLGDEEIKLTKEAYGLPADQKFYVPDGVLEHFNETLGKRGAEASAAWQKLFAAYEKEFPELAGELNNIIAGREPLGWEEAVPTFPADAKGLATRASSGKTLNAIAPQYPWLLGGSADLAPSTNTLLSGEKSFAADEHAGRNFHWGIREHGMAAAANGMSLCGLRPYVATFFVFSDYCRPSIRLASIMNQAVIYVFTHDSIGVGEDGPTHQPVEQLAACRAIPGLHVLRPGDANETAQAWKTALKEQLRPTALILTRQNLPTIDRDKYASAEGVAKGAYVLADAPSGKPTVILMASGSELQLAVAAYEKLVADGVEARVVSMPSMEIFEKQEDAYKELVLPRKVEARVAVEAAIRQPWDRYLGLAGEFVGMDTYGASGPQEKVFAQRGITVDGVVEAAKRVLA, from the coding sequence GCACCCCGGCACGCCGATGGCCCTGGCGCCGGTCGCCTACAAGCTGTGGGCGGAGGTGATGAAGTACGACCCGGCCCAGCCCGAGTGGCCCAACCGCGATCGCTACGTGCTGTCGTGCGGCCACGCGTCGATGCTGATCTACTCGGTGATCCATCTGGCGGGCGTGAAGAATGAAGACGGCTCCCCGTCGCTGACAATCGAGGACCTTAAGCAATTCCGTCAGCTCGGTAGCAAGACCCCCGGCCACCCCGAGGTCCATCACACCGCGGGCGTTGAGACGACGACCGGCCCCTTGGGTCAGGGCTGCGGCAATTCGGTCGGCATGGCGATCGCCAGCCGCTGGCTCGCCGCGCGCTACAACAAGCCGGGCAAGACGCTCTTCGACTTCAACGTCTACACGCAGTGCAGCGACGGCGACCTGATGGAAGGCGTCGCCACCGAGGCGGCGTCGATCGCCGGGCACCTCGGTCTGTCGAACCTCTGCTGGCTCTACGACGACAACAACATCACCATCGAGGGCGAGACCGAGTTGGCGTTCAGCGAGGACATCGGTAAGAAGTTCGAGGGGATGGGGTGGGCGGTGCAACGCGTCGATGACGCCAACGACCTCGCCGCCCTCGGCCGGGCGATCGACGCCTTCCAGGCCGAGCAAGAGCGGCCGACGATGATCATCGTCAAGAGCGTCATCGGCTACGGCTCGCCCAACAAGGCGAACACCCACGGCGCCCACGGCGCGCCGCTCGGTGACGAAGAGATCAAGCTCACCAAGGAAGCTTACGGCCTCCCCGCGGACCAGAAGTTCTACGTCCCCGACGGCGTTCTGGAACACTTCAACGAAACTCTCGGCAAGCGCGGCGCCGAGGCGTCCGCCGCTTGGCAGAAGCTGTTCGCGGCCTACGAGAAGGAGTTCCCCGAACTGGCGGGCGAGCTGAATAACATCATCGCGGGCCGGGAGCCGCTCGGCTGGGAAGAGGCCGTGCCGACGTTCCCCGCCGACGCCAAGGGCCTCGCGACGCGCGCCTCCAGCGGCAAGACGCTCAACGCGATTGCGCCGCAGTACCCGTGGCTGCTGGGCGGCTCGGCCGACCTCGCGCCCTCGACCAACACGCTGCTGTCGGGCGAGAAGAGCTTCGCCGCCGACGAGCACGCCGGCCGCAACTTCCACTGGGGCATCCGTGAACACGGCATGGCGGCCGCCGCCAACGGCATGTCGCTCTGTGGATTGCGTCCGTACGTGGCGACGTTCTTCGTGTTCAGCGACTACTGCCGCCCGTCGATCCGCTTGGCGTCGATCATGAACCAGGCGGTGATCTACGTCTTCACGCACGACTCGATCGGCGTCGGCGAAGACGGCCCGACGCACCAACCCGTCGAGCAGCTCGCCGCGTGCCGCGCGATCCCGGGCCTGCACGTGCTGCGTCCCGGCGACGCCAACGAGACGGCCCAGGCGTGGAAGACGGCGCTCAAGGAGCAGCTGCGTCCCACCGCGCTGATCCTCACCCGCCAGAATCTGCCGACGATCGACCGAGACAAGTACGCCTCGGCCGAGGGCGTCGCGAAGGGCGCTTACGTCCTCGCCGACGCCCCGAGCGGCAAGCCTACCGTCATCCTGATGGCGTCGGGCAGCGAGCTACAGCTCGCCGTCGCCGCGTACGAGAAGCTTGTCGCCGACGGCGTCGAAGCCCGTGTTGTTAGCATGCCGTCGATGGAGATCTTCGAGAAGCAAGAAGACGCTTACAAGGAGTTGGTCTTGCCGCGAAAAGTGGAGGCGCGCGTCGCGGTCGAGGCGGCGATCCGTCAGCCGTGGGACCGCTACCTTGGCCTCGCCGGCGAGTTCGTCGGCATGGACACCTACGGCGCCTCGGGCCCGCAGGAGAAAGTCTTTGCCCAGCGTGGCATCACCGTGGACGGCGTTGTCGAGGCCGCCAAGCGAGTCCTGGCGTGA
- a CDS encoding RluA family pseudouridine synthase codes for MPYEPLRILLEDNHLLAVAKPAGPPTQGAAAGVISVLDMAKAYVAKKYDKPGKVYLGVVSRLDAPVTGLLIFARTSKAAGRLSEAFRARQVDKVYLATVKGTPPPCPGSLVHHMVKDERTRRMVATHADTPGAQRAELSYEVLLSQKGHSLLAVRLMTGRKHQIRVQLAKIGCPILGDSKYGTTQPYEPGIALHSWRLGIEHPVRREPLELECPPPPRWGNWAPGDLAKALAGL; via the coding sequence GTGCCTTACGAACCGCTAAGAATTCTCCTCGAAGATAACCACCTCCTCGCCGTCGCCAAACCGGCGGGCCCGCCGACGCAGGGGGCGGCGGCGGGCGTTATTTCGGTGCTCGACATGGCGAAGGCTTATGTCGCCAAGAAGTACGACAAGCCCGGCAAGGTCTATCTCGGCGTCGTCAGCAGGCTCGACGCGCCGGTGACGGGGCTCCTTATCTTCGCCCGCACGTCGAAGGCGGCCGGGCGGCTCAGCGAGGCGTTCCGCGCACGCCAAGTCGATAAGGTCTACTTGGCGACCGTCAAAGGAACGCCGCCCCCCTGCCCCGGCTCGTTGGTCCATCACATGGTGAAGGATGAACGCACCCGGCGGATGGTCGCCACCCACGCCGACACGCCCGGCGCCCAACGGGCCGAACTGTCCTACGAGGTGCTGCTTTCGCAGAAGGGACACAGCCTCTTGGCCGTGCGGCTGATGACGGGCCGTAAGCACCAGATCCGCGTTCAATTGGCGAAGATCGGCTGTCCGATCCTTGGGGACAGCAAATACGGCACAACCCAACCCTATGAGCCGGGGATCGCCCTGCATTCGTGGCGGCTGGGAATCGAGCACCCGGTCCGCCGCGAACCGCTTGAGCTGGAGTGCCCCCCCCCGCCGCGGTGGGGCAACTGGGCGCCCGGAGACCTGGCGAAGGCTCTGGCGGGGCTTTGA
- a CDS encoding Gfo/Idh/MocA family protein, whose amino-acid sequence MKLKVGLIGLGPTWQSRHRPALAALSNRYSVRAVCDPIAHRAAQVADELGARPVYGFRALAAADDIEAILMLSGRWFGALPILAACDYGKAIYCGASVDLRQDEAEGLRERVRRSGIAFMAEFPYRLAPATIRLKELIATRLGAPRMMFCNERHAAPAPNGGVAECPASHSRRLIEMVDWCRYIADSEPVTVQCATHRSAVSVQPEDYSLVTIDFEPDASGAPPVLAQIACGSYVPTGWTEAAAFRRPADLQVACERGIAFVDLPGTVTWFDEAGQHTEHLQDERPLGERLLMAFHRSVSSLVLRSSSLDDAYRALQVVLAAQHSAASGQRVACAPGDASPTSFGV is encoded by the coding sequence TTGAAGCTCAAAGTCGGCCTCATCGGGCTCGGCCCCACCTGGCAGTCGCGGCATCGGCCCGCCCTGGCGGCGCTATCGAATCGGTACAGCGTCCGGGCCGTCTGCGATCCGATCGCCCACCGCGCGGCGCAGGTCGCCGACGAGCTGGGCGCCCGACCGGTCTACGGTTTCCGTGCCTTGGCCGCCGCCGACGACATCGAGGCGATCTTGATGCTGTCGGGACGCTGGTTCGGCGCGCTGCCGATCCTCGCCGCCTGCGACTACGGCAAGGCGATCTACTGCGGCGCCTCGGTCGACCTCCGCCAGGACGAGGCCGAGGGGCTCCGCGAGCGCGTCCGCCGCTCGGGGATCGCCTTCATGGCCGAGTTCCCGTACCGCCTCGCCCCGGCGACGATCCGGCTTAAAGAGCTTATCGCCACGCGGCTCGGCGCGCCGCGGATGATGTTCTGCAACGAACGCCACGCCGCCCCGGCGCCCAACGGCGGCGTCGCCGAATGCCCGGCAAGCCACAGCCGGCGCCTGATCGAGATGGTTGACTGGTGCCGCTACATCGCCGACAGCGAGCCCGTCACCGTCCAATGCGCGACGCACCGCAGCGCCGTCAGCGTGCAGCCCGAGGACTACTCGCTGGTGACGATCGACTTCGAGCCGGACGCGTCCGGCGCGCCGCCGGTGCTCGCCCAGATCGCCTGCGGCAGCTATGTGCCGACCGGCTGGACCGAGGCCGCCGCGTTCCGCCGCCCAGCCGACCTGCAAGTCGCCTGTGAACGCGGCATCGCCTTCGTCGATCTGCCGGGCACCGTCACCTGGTTCGACGAAGCGGGCCAGCACACCGAGCACCTGCAAGACGAACGCCCCTTGGGCGAACGCCTGCTGATGGCGTTCCACCGCTCGGTGTCGAGCCTGGTGTTGCGATCGTCGAGCCTCGACGACGCCTACCGCGCGCTGCAAGTAGTGCTCGCCGCGCAGCACAGCGCAGCGAGCGGGCAACGCGTCGCGTGCGCGCCGGGCGACGCATCACCGACCTCATTTGGCGTCTGA
- a CDS encoding Maf family protein, producing the protein MSQPQLVLASGSPRRRELLAEAGYDFRVVAARDGVEEGGLCSNCGPAELVVDLAIVKLNDVIDQLTGESEPLLVLAADTVAECDGQILGKPADEDHAAAMMRALSSRRHRVYTGVALARVASGVAVRLAAETVVTTLRMNDLSADWIADYAASGAWEGKAGGFGYQDGLGFVHVETGSESNVVGLPMERVVELLAAAGCFPERGGQS; encoded by the coding sequence ATGTCGCAGCCGCAGCTCGTACTCGCCAGTGGTTCACCCCGTCGCCGAGAGTTGCTCGCCGAGGCGGGGTACGATTTTCGGGTCGTTGCGGCGCGGGACGGAGTGGAGGAGGGGGGGCTGTGCTCGAACTGTGGGCCGGCGGAGCTGGTGGTCGATCTGGCCATCGTGAAGCTCAACGATGTCATCGACCAGCTCACCGGTGAGAGCGAGCCGCTGCTGGTGCTCGCCGCCGACACGGTCGCCGAGTGTGACGGCCAGATTCTCGGCAAGCCCGCCGATGAAGACCATGCCGCCGCGATGATGCGGGCCCTCAGCAGCCGGCGGCACCGCGTTTATACAGGCGTCGCTCTGGCCCGCGTCGCGTCGGGAGTGGCAGTGCGATTGGCCGCCGAGACCGTCGTCACCACCCTGCGGATGAACGACCTGTCGGCCGACTGGATCGCCGACTACGCCGCCTCGGGCGCCTGGGAGGGGAAGGCGGGCGGCTTCGGCTACCAGGACGGCTTGGGCTTCGTCCACGTCGAGACCGGCAGCGAGTCGAACGTCGTCGGCCTGCCGATGGAGCGGGTCGTCGAGTTGCTCGCCGCGGCGGGCTGTTTCCCCGAGCGGGGCGGGCAATCATAA